A genomic segment from Helicobacter sp. NHP19-012 encodes:
- a CDS encoding ribonuclease HII, with protein sequence MLLGIDEAGRGCLAGALFVVGVACPDNLASNFCKQGLKESKQLSRAKRFSWAQKIQEHPGIQSVVVSKSAQEIDAKGLSLCMQEAIKKIILSLSEILNVCIDGNTLFKLHFHHLKHFQAVVKGDDKIPQIAMASILAKAHKDREMLELDKLYPAYGFAKNCGYGTRVHAVALAKHGYTPIHRRSFKLKACK encoded by the coding sequence ATGTTGTTAGGCATTGATGAAGCGGGGCGGGGGTGTTTGGCAGGGGCGTTATTTGTGGTGGGGGTTGCTTGCCCCGATAATCTCGCCAGCAATTTTTGCAAACAGGGCTTAAAAGAGAGCAAGCAACTAAGCCGTGCCAAGCGTTTTAGCTGGGCGCAAAAAATCCAAGAGCACCCAGGCATACAAAGCGTGGTGGTATCTAAGAGCGCACAAGAGATAGACGCTAAGGGTCTCAGTTTATGCATGCAAGAAGCCATTAAAAAGATTATTTTAAGCCTATCTGAGATTTTAAATGTTTGCATTGATGGCAACACGCTTTTTAAACTCCACTTCCACCACTTAAAACACTTTCAAGCGGTGGTAAAAGGCGATGATAAAATCCCCCAAATTGCCATGGCTTCTATCCTAGCTAAGGCGCATAAGGATAGAGAAATGCTAGAACTTGACAAACTCTACCCCGCGTACGGCTTTGCTAAAAATTGCGGGTATGGCACGCGCGTCCACGCTGTGGCTTTAGCTAAGCACGGCTACACCCCAATCCACCGCCGCAGCTTTAAGCTAAAAGCTTGTAAGTAG
- a CDS encoding UPF0323 family lipoprotein has protein sequence MQKPFRKISDYAIVGGLSALVVVTLVGCKGGDNNQEQKPQSNNSGTPIKKGAFVILQEQADKSYKVAEEYPSDKTRVVVRDLQGKERMLSDEEIQKLIKDEEVKIDKGTSQLTKPPAEGGGSGLGIGAAILGSAAGAILGSYIGNKLFNNPNYNQNAQRNYTSPQAYQRSQNSFRSPPPASPTHSGFFSPQNQSTGTTHSTSPSSSQTRPIATHTTPAPTQTTTHGQSGFFGSHRSSHIS, from the coding sequence ATGCAAAAACCTTTTAGAAAGATTTCAGACTATGCGATTGTGGGGGGGCTTAGTGCGCTCGTGGTTGTAACCCTCGTCGGGTGCAAGGGGGGGGACAACAACCAAGAGCAAAAGCCCCAGAGCAACAACAGCGGCACGCCCATTAAAAAAGGCGCGTTTGTGATTTTGCAAGAGCAGGCGGATAAGAGTTATAAAGTCGCTGAGGAATATCCCAGCGATAAAACTAGGGTCGTGGTGCGCGACTTACAAGGCAAAGAGCGCATGTTAAGCGATGAGGAGATCCAAAAGCTCATCAAAGACGAGGAAGTGAAAATTGACAAGGGCACAAGCCAACTCACTAAACCCCCCGCTGAGGGTGGTGGCTCTGGGCTTGGCATCGGGGCGGCGATTTTAGGCAGTGCCGCCGGGGCGATTTTGGGTAGTTATATTGGCAACAAGCTTTTCAACAACCCCAACTACAACCAAAACGCCCAACGAAACTACACTTCCCCCCAAGCCTACCAACGTAGCCAAAACAGCTTTAGATCACCCCCCCCTGCTAGCCCCACACACAGCGGATTTTTTAGTCCCCAAAACCAAAGCACCGGCACAACCCACAGCACAAGCCCCAGTTCTAGTCAAACCAGACCCATAGCCACACACACAACTCCCGCTCCCACACAAACCACCACGCACGGGCAAAGCGGATTTTTTGGCTCACATAGAAGCTCTCACATCTCTTAA
- a CDS encoding glutathionylspermidine synthase family protein gives MQVKTLNPLSKQALEEIGLEWHTDPDNTDYISTDLITINQAQADAYYGACNELYDMCVETAQMVIDQERFFELDIPNSIVPMIKQSWENDIHWHIYGRFDLAGGLEGQPIKLLEFNADTPTMLYESALVQWALLKHNGFNAELQFNNIFEALGENFKRLVTLQEDTSAFSQEYEGWKILFSCVQGSSEEERTTRFLQECAKSAGFNTQFGYIDKVEFNAETGVFYEGVNYEFLFKLIPWENIAIDEPELALLMQGMMENENTIFLNPAYTLIFQSKRFLKLLWERYPNHPLLLETSYEPLRNKKQVRKVAFGREGANTQILNPDLSVVYETKGIYGNHKPIYQEFAPLNKVGEFYYQPNVFYAYEACGLGFRKGGLVMDNFSKFVSHIIQ, from the coding sequence ATGCAAGTTAAAACTTTAAACCCCCTAAGCAAACAAGCCCTAGAGGAAATCGGGCTAGAGTGGCACACAGACCCGGACAACACGGATTACATCAGCACGGATTTAATCACCATCAACCAAGCACAGGCAGACGCTTACTACGGGGCGTGCAATGAGCTTTATGACATGTGCGTGGAAACGGCACAAATGGTGATCGATCAAGAACGCTTCTTTGAGCTGGATATTCCTAATAGCATTGTGCCTATGATTAAGCAAAGCTGGGAAAATGACATCCATTGGCACATTTACGGGCGTTTTGATTTAGCCGGCGGGCTTGAAGGGCAGCCCATTAAACTTTTGGAGTTTAACGCCGACACGCCCACCATGCTTTATGAGAGTGCCTTAGTGCAGTGGGCGTTACTCAAACACAACGGCTTTAACGCCGAGTTGCAATTTAACAACATCTTTGAGGCTTTGGGGGAGAATTTTAAACGCCTAGTCACCTTGCAAGAAGACACTAGTGCGTTTAGCCAAGAGTATGAGGGCTGGAAGATTTTATTCTCCTGCGTGCAAGGGAGCAGTGAGGAGGAGCGCACCACGAGGTTTTTACAAGAGTGCGCTAAGAGTGCGGGCTTTAACACACAATTTGGCTACATTGATAAAGTGGAGTTTAACGCCGAAACGGGGGTGTTTTATGAGGGCGTGAATTACGAGTTTCTCTTTAAACTCATCCCCTGGGAGAACATCGCCATAGATGAGCCCGAGCTAGCACTGCTCATGCAAGGCATGATGGAGAATGAAAACACGATTTTTTTAAATCCTGCCTACACCTTGATTTTCCAAAGCAAGCGGTTTTTAAAATTGCTTTGGGAGCGTTACCCTAATCACCCCCTGCTTTTAGAAACAAGCTACGAGCCTTTACGCAATAAAAAGCAAGTGCGCAAAGTCGCCTTTGGCAGAGAGGGGGCGAACACACAGATCTTAAACCCCGATCTGAGCGTGGTTTACGAAACTAAGGGCATTTATGGCAACCACAAACCCATTTACCAAGAATTTGCCCCTTTAAATAAAGTCGGCGAGTTTTACTACCAACCCAATGTCTTTTATGCCTACGAGGCGTGCGGGCTGGGCTTTAGAAAGGGTGGGCTGGTGATGGATAATTTTTCTAAATTTGTGAGCCACATCATCCAATAG
- a CDS encoding PepSY domain-containing protein: MRLQGVYKFHALTSVFFLPFALLFVLSGVAFLLGVNANSGAKIKKWHVEKGTKGDLEFLLKFLKAQKIALPSKLEPRTHKEDLIIGTPAYEIAFNPKKGEVQSIKRSFLGVLMQVHKGHAGVALKAFGVIFGVFLCFFYVSGLLMGFKRKNTASILSAFLLGVIVLGVLLALAL; this comes from the coding sequence GTGCGTCTTCAGGGCGTTTATAAATTCCACGCACTTACGAGTGTGTTTTTCTTGCCCTTTGCCTTGCTGTTTGTTCTAAGCGGAGTGGCGTTTTTACTTGGCGTGAATGCCAATAGCGGGGCAAAGATCAAAAAATGGCATGTAGAGAAGGGGACTAAGGGGGATTTAGAGTTTTTACTTAAGTTTTTAAAGGCACAAAAGATCGCCTTGCCTAGCAAGTTGGAGCCTAGGACACATAAGGAAGACCTAATCATCGGCACACCCGCCTATGAAATTGCGTTTAACCCCAAAAAGGGCGAAGTGCAAAGCATTAAACGCTCGTTTTTGGGGGTTTTAATGCAGGTGCATAAGGGGCATGCCGGGGTGGCTTTAAAAGCCTTTGGCGTGATCTTTGGGGTGTTCTTGTGTTTCTTTTATGTGAGTGGACTACTCATGGGCTTTAAGCGCAAAAACACAGCTTCGATTTTAAGCGCATTTTTGCTAGGGGTAATTGTCCTAGGCGTGCTTTTAGCCCTAGCCCTTTAG
- the corA gene encoding magnesium/cobalt transporter CorA translates to MINVFTKNAELVEVFSFKDFEDFPFEERNILWFELINPTFAELYCIAQNYDLNLYEDPEKSAVVKYWENSTSITINTYFIYKDTPLAFHTEAVTYFIANNILFTLYYGDFPIFKEVQGRVLASPKKFYDGFDILAKILELYFEKGADCLEEVNRETSALRKQIVFDLEASSHEETLISLSFLQEFNMELRDSLFDKRRIITALLKSNKVDNETKKDFNIIIKDFNSLVEFSTANLNALDNIQNLFTSQVNVEQNKIIKLFTVATMAMMPPTLIGTIYGMNFEVMPELRWEFGYPMAVLAMIVSTILPILYFKKKGWL, encoded by the coding sequence ATGATCAATGTCTTTACAAAAAATGCTGAATTAGTTGAGGTTTTTTCTTTTAAGGATTTTGAAGACTTTCCTTTTGAAGAGAGAAATATCTTATGGTTTGAGCTCATCAACCCCACTTTTGCCGAGCTCTATTGTATCGCCCAAAACTACGATTTAAACCTCTATGAAGACCCCGAAAAAAGCGCGGTGGTGAAATATTGGGAGAACAGCACTTCCATCACGATCAACACCTATTTTATCTACAAAGACACCCCCCTAGCCTTCCACACAGAAGCCGTAACCTACTTCATCGCCAATAATATCCTTTTCACCCTCTACTATGGGGATTTTCCTATTTTTAAAGAAGTGCAGGGGCGGGTTTTGGCGAGCCCTAAGAAGTTTTACGATGGCTTTGACATTTTGGCAAAGATTTTAGAGCTTTACTTTGAAAAAGGGGCAGATTGCCTAGAAGAAGTTAATCGCGAAACTAGTGCCTTAAGAAAACAAATTGTCTTTGATTTAGAAGCTTCTTCGCATGAAGAAACCCTCATCTCTCTCTCTTTCTTGCAAGAGTTTAATATGGAGCTACGCGATTCTCTCTTTGACAAACGGCGGATCATCACGGCACTATTGAAAAGCAATAAAGTGGACAATGAAACCAAAAAAGATTTTAACATCATCATCAAGGACTTTAATTCTTTAGTGGAGTTTAGCACCGCAAACCTCAACGCCCTAGACAACATCCAAAACCTTTTCACCTCCCAGGTCAATGTGGAGCAAAACAAGATCATCAAGCTTTTTACCGTAGCGACTATGGCGATGATGCCTCCCACCTTGATCGGCACCATTTATGGCATGAACTTTGAAGTGATGCCAGAACTGCGTTGGGAGTTTGGCTACCCTATGGCGGTGCTTGCCATGATCGTTTCTACGATCTTGCCTATCTTGTATTTTAAAAAGAAGGGCTGGCTCTAA
- a CDS encoding phosphoglycerate kinase, whose amino-acid sequence MLAGIKRMQEVVGIQDVSVKDKRVLIRVDFNVPLDKDFNITEDTRMRESIPTINYCIDNGAKSVVLVGHLGRPKPQIEGQREEKYSFRHLLKRLERLLNKEVLFASSPQMAKSLQESQENPIILVENLRFYKGEKENNPEFAKCLADLCDVYVNDAFGTSHRKHASTYGIASFVPVKVAGFLLKKEINSFAKALANPLRPVLLVVGGAKVSSKLTLLSNILDRVDKVIIGGAMSNTFLKALGYNMQASLVEEDLIQDALDILNKAKQKGVHVYLPVDVVSSPHIEHTDQVQITPAQDIPLNYMAVDIGPATSKLFSLVIQSSQTIIWNGPLGVYEVPLFSRGSSQIAHSISNTYAFSLIGGGDTIDVLTRAGYKDSVSFISTGGGASLELLEGKILVAFEVLDRRP is encoded by the coding sequence ATGCTAGCAGGGATTAAGCGCATGCAAGAGGTCGTGGGGATACAAGATGTCAGCGTAAAAGATAAGCGGGTTTTAATACGGGTGGATTTTAATGTCCCCCTTGACAAGGATTTTAATATCACTGAAGACACCCGTATGCGTGAGAGCATCCCCACGATCAATTATTGTATCGACAATGGGGCGAAGTCCGTGGTCTTGGTGGGGCATTTAGGGCGGCCTAAACCGCAAATTGAAGGGCAAAGAGAAGAGAAGTATTCTTTTAGGCATTTGTTAAAAAGGCTTGAAAGACTGCTCAATAAAGAAGTGCTCTTTGCCAGCTCCCCGCAAATGGCTAAAAGTTTGCAAGAGAGCCAAGAAAACCCCATTATCTTGGTGGAGAATTTGCGTTTTTACAAGGGCGAAAAGGAGAATAACCCCGAGTTTGCTAAGTGCTTGGCTGATTTATGCGATGTCTATGTCAATGACGCTTTTGGCACAAGCCATAGAAAGCACGCGAGCACCTATGGGATCGCCAGCTTCGTGCCCGTGAAAGTCGCCGGCTTCTTGCTTAAAAAAGAGATCAATTCTTTTGCTAAGGCTTTGGCTAACCCCCTGCGTCCTGTGCTCTTGGTGGTGGGGGGGGCTAAGGTGAGCTCAAAACTCACTTTACTTAGCAACATTTTAGATCGGGTGGATAAAGTCATCATCGGCGGGGCGATGAGCAACACCTTTTTAAAGGCTTTGGGCTACAACATGCAAGCCTCCTTAGTCGAAGAAGATTTGATCCAAGACGCGCTAGACATTCTTAACAAAGCCAAACAAAAGGGCGTGCATGTGTATTTGCCCGTAGATGTGGTGAGCAGCCCGCATATCGAGCACACCGATCAAGTCCAAATCACCCCCGCTCAAGATATTCCCTTAAATTACATGGCAGTGGATATTGGCCCGGCCACTTCTAAACTCTTTTCTTTAGTGATCCAAAGCAGCCAAACGATCATTTGGAACGGACCGCTTGGGGTGTATGAAGTGCCCTTATTTAGTCGGGGCTCTAGCCAAATCGCGCACAGCATTTCAAACACCTATGCCTTTTCTTTGATTGGTGGGGGGGACACGATCGATGTCTTAACTAGGGCAGGCTATAAAGATAGTGTGAGCTTCATTTCTACGGGCGGGGGGGCGAGTTTGGAGCTTCTTGAGGGCAAAATTTTAGTCGCCTTTGAAGTCTTGGATCGCCGCCCATGA
- the gap gene encoding type I glyceraldehyde-3-phosphate dehydrogenase, with the protein MLRVAVNGVGRIGLCACRIVGAREDLELVAINATYGIETLAHLLRYDSLHKHDLAIEILDQEHLRIGHSQKVKVLSERDPAKLDLSPAQVVLECTGKFNEAALAKAHLKGSVQKVVISAPAKNTPTFVYGVNHTSYKGEPVISNASCTTNALASLLKVLDENFGVQHALMTTIHSYTNDQNLLDSKHKDLRRARAAALNIIPTSTGVNKAIALVLPHLAGKVSGLALRVPTPDVSLVDLSFDTKEPLSLEALHACFKQASRQELKGILGIDKEKRVSSDFIGSPFSAIYIEDQSLVLDQHHAKVLAWYDNEMGYSHRLVDMAVYICQKDEHASRD; encoded by the coding sequence ATGTTGCGTGTCGCTGTAAATGGAGTTGGGCGGATTGGTCTGTGTGCGTGCCGCATTGTGGGGGCAAGAGAAGATTTAGAATTGGTGGCGATCAACGCCACTTATGGGATTGAAACTTTGGCGCATCTGCTGCGCTACGATTCGCTGCATAAGCACGATCTAGCCATTGAGATTTTAGACCAAGAGCACTTACGCATCGGGCATAGCCAAAAAGTTAAAGTCCTTAGTGAGCGCGACCCTGCTAAATTAGATTTAAGCCCCGCACAAGTAGTTTTAGAGTGCACGGGCAAGTTTAACGAAGCCGCTTTAGCCAAGGCGCACCTTAAAGGGAGCGTGCAAAAGGTGGTGATCTCGGCTCCAGCCAAAAACACCCCGACTTTTGTCTATGGGGTCAACCACACCAGCTACAAGGGCGAACCCGTCATTTCTAATGCCTCTTGCACCACAAACGCCCTAGCCTCGCTTTTAAAGGTGCTCGATGAAAACTTTGGCGTGCAACACGCACTGATGACCACCATCCACAGCTACACCAACGATCAAAATCTCTTAGACTCTAAACACAAGGACTTACGCCGGGCTAGGGCGGCTGCTTTGAATATCATCCCCACCAGCACGGGGGTGAATAAAGCCATTGCCCTAGTCTTGCCCCATTTGGCAGGTAAAGTAAGTGGGCTAGCTTTAAGAGTGCCCACCCCCGATGTGAGCTTGGTGGATTTAAGCTTTGACACTAAAGAGCCCTTAAGCCTAGAAGCCTTGCATGCGTGTTTCAAGCAAGCCAGTCGACAAGAGCTTAAAGGGATTTTAGGCATAGACAAAGAAAAACGGGTGTCTAGTGATTTTATTGGATCGCCCTTTAGCGCTATTTACATTGAGGATCAAAGCTTGGTTTTAGACCAGCACCACGCCAAAGTGCTTGCGTGGTATGACAACGAAATGGGTTATAGCCACCGCTTGGTGGATATGGCGGTTTATATTTGCCAAAAGGATGAACATGCTAGCAGGGATTAA
- a CDS encoding HU family DNA-binding protein translates to MKKAEFLELMKEEGGFESRKDAEFALDGFVKAVQQALAKHESVELVGFGKFEVALQKGKSGKVPGSDKTYATADKMVPKFKPGKVLKDMVVKEKAKGKATKSSKKK, encoded by the coding sequence ATGAAAAAAGCGGAGTTTTTGGAGTTGATGAAGGAAGAGGGGGGCTTTGAGAGCCGTAAAGACGCGGAGTTTGCCCTAGATGGCTTTGTCAAAGCCGTGCAACAAGCCCTAGCCAAACACGAAAGTGTGGAGCTCGTGGGCTTTGGCAAATTTGAAGTGGCGTTGCAAAAAGGCAAGAGCGGTAAGGTGCCCGGCAGCGATAAAACCTACGCTACAGCGGATAAAATGGTGCCTAAGTTTAAACCCGGCAAGGTTTTAAAAGACATGGTGGTGAAAGAAAAAGCCAAAGGCAAAGCCACCAAATCTAGCAAGAAGAAGTAG
- a CDS encoding TolC family protein, translating to MFLSKRKRLFFGLSIFFSLGLQALELQEYAPAPADDDFSLNLKRLERLEDKGDTTQGHALGLADLIRNADNNYSLQAARLQVAQALKNHSIAKAKFLPSMTSTYTFNRRDRDTPFYPNYNMQMLNTNLKLNVFNGFSDINNVREKAASYRSNSANMEYTKQNIYLQVVQQYYQYFNNMAQLVALKKKLAELQSNIKRISELYSEGLTTIDDLESAKAQGALSENDITDMQFSIEQNRLTLEYLTNSKIPSLKRTTILPPTLSLKERADIRSLREQITAIHYQNKALNYYPTVDINDDWQYYIQKPAYAMGKDNRFGNLYPDQQNTVGVVVTLNILSDIGINLQKQYLRLNQLSQEKSLMYKRMEQAKDEQLYRKSLDMARAKIRSSEASLKSATISYESIKKKYAANLVDFTTYLRALRTRFDAEVVYNQSLNNYEMQKANYIFYSGHHIQDYVR from the coding sequence ATGTTTTTATCAAAAAGGAAACGACTTTTTTTTGGTTTATCAATTTTTTTTAGTTTAGGTCTACAGGCTTTAGAGTTACAAGAATACGCCCCTGCCCCTGCTGATGATGATTTCAGCTTAAATTTAAAGAGGCTAGAGCGGCTAGAAGACAAGGGCGATACCACGCAAGGGCACGCCCTCGGGTTAGCCGATTTGATTAGAAACGCCGACAATAACTACTCTTTGCAAGCCGCCCGTCTGCAGGTGGCGCAGGCGTTAAAAAACCACAGTATCGCCAAGGCAAAGTTCTTGCCCTCCATGACAAGCACTTACACCTTCAACCGCAGGGATAGGGACACACCCTTTTACCCCAACTACAACATGCAAATGCTCAACACAAATTTAAAGCTCAATGTTTTCAACGGTTTTAGCGACATCAACAATGTGCGTGAAAAGGCGGCGAGTTACCGCTCCAACAGCGCAAATATGGAATACACCAAGCAAAACATTTATCTACAAGTGGTGCAGCAATATTACCAATATTTCAACAACATGGCGCAATTAGTCGCCCTGAAAAAGAAACTCGCTGAGTTGCAATCGAACATCAAGCGCATCAGCGAGCTTTACAGCGAGGGGCTCACGACCATTGATGACCTAGAGAGTGCCAAAGCACAAGGGGCGCTTAGTGAAAACGACATCACAGACATGCAATTTTCCATTGAGCAAAACCGCTTGACTTTAGAGTATTTGACCAACTCTAAAATCCCTTCTTTGAAGCGCACGACCATCCTACCCCCCACGCTTTCTTTAAAAGAGCGGGCGGATATTCGGTCTTTAAGGGAGCAAATCACCGCCATCCATTACCAAAACAAAGCACTCAATTACTACCCAACGGTGGACATCAACGATGACTGGCAATACTACATCCAAAAACCTGCCTATGCGATGGGTAAAGACAACCGCTTTGGCAACCTCTATCCAGACCAACAAAACACTGTGGGTGTGGTCGTGACTTTAAACATCTTAAGCGACATAGGCATTAATTTACAAAAGCAGTATTTGCGCCTAAACCAACTCTCCCAAGAGAAAAGCTTGATGTATAAAAGGATGGAACAAGCCAAAGATGAGCAGCTTTACCGCAAATCTTTAGATATGGCGCGGGCAAAAATTAGAAGCTCGGAGGCAAGCCTCAAATCGGCGACCATCTCTTATGAGAGCATTAAGAAAAAATACGCCGCTAACCTCGTGGACTTCACCACCTATTTACGGGCACTACGCACCCGCTTTGACGCTGAAGTGGTCTACAACCAATCGCTCAACAACTACGAAATGCAAAAGGCCAACTACATTTTTTACAGCGGACACCATATCCAAGACTATGTGCGCTAA
- a CDS encoding efflux RND transporter periplasmic adaptor subunit, producing the protein MMKYFLCALLFVVGLGAKEVYAIFNVRALQDANLTLDSAGIVDAIYVDVGSKVKKGEILLSLYNKDKKSQVDSINQQYDFSRKQYERYSKIGRAIDRNTLDKYYSDYRKLEFDRNYSQAVVDKTILRAPFDGVIASKKIELGDGMSANSTILFRLVSKGRKMVIEFDSKYLPVVKVGDIFVYSIDGQPEKQKVKITKIYPTIDESTRKVSAEALLPANSPLVPGVFGDGFIQ; encoded by the coding sequence ATGATGAAATATTTTTTATGTGCCCTGCTCTTTGTAGTGGGGCTAGGAGCCAAAGAAGTTTATGCTATTTTTAATGTTAGGGCTTTACAAGACGCGAATTTAACCTTAGACTCCGCCGGGATTGTGGATGCGATCTATGTAGATGTGGGCAGCAAAGTCAAAAAGGGCGAGATCCTTTTAAGCCTCTATAACAAGGACAAAAAGTCGCAAGTGGACTCCATTAACCAACAATACGACTTCAGCCGCAAGCAGTATGAGCGCTACAGCAAAATCGGGCGGGCGATCGACAGAAACACCCTAGACAAATACTACTCTGACTATCGCAAGCTCGAGTTTGATCGCAATTACTCGCAGGCGGTGGTGGATAAAACCATTTTGCGCGCCCCCTTTGATGGGGTGATTGCGAGTAAAAAGATTGAGCTAGGCGATGGGATGAGTGCCAACAGCACGATTTTATTTCGGCTCGTGAGTAAGGGGCGAAAAATGGTGATCGAGTTTGACTCTAAATACCTGCCCGTCGTCAAGGTAGGCGACATCTTCGTTTATAGCATCGATGGCCAACCCGAAAAACAAAAAGTCAAAATCACCAAAATCTACCCCACCATTGATGAGAGCACCCGCAAAGTGAGCGCAGAAGCCTTACTCCCCGCAAACAGCCCTTTAGTCCCCGGTGTCTTTGGGGACGGCTTCATCCAATAG
- a CDS encoding outer membrane beta-barrel protein: MRKWALGVLALSVLVLAKQQTLPKSQIFIGVTTGFSTLNVVKQPYNNAFLWGLKAGYQYNLRRFISLRGQMDYIQTIKPTAFNTNVYSFFNIHMDMVNDFYHNKKFNFGTYVGLGFGYFQSAMTLHSYVGDRSFMGYNGVLDLGVGSTIAKQQRVELGVKIPFGKIQSIRHKNLAMDFYYWLVSYAYLF; the protein is encoded by the coding sequence ATGAGAAAATGGGCTTTGGGGGTTTTAGCGCTTTCTGTTTTGGTTTTAGCCAAGCAGCAGACCCTCCCCAAAAGCCAAATTTTCATCGGGGTCACCACGGGCTTTTCAACCCTAAATGTCGTAAAACAGCCCTACAACAACGCCTTTTTATGGGGCTTAAAGGCAGGCTATCAATACAACTTGAGGCGTTTTATATCCTTACGCGGACAAATGGACTACATCCAAACCATCAAACCCACCGCTTTTAACACCAATGTTTATTCTTTTTTCAACATCCACATGGACATGGTGAATGACTTTTACCACAACAAGAAATTTAATTTTGGTACTTATGTGGGTCTGGGTTTTGGCTATTTTCAAAGCGCGATGACATTGCATAGCTATGTGGGCGATCGCTCCTTTATGGGCTATAACGGGGTGCTTGATTTGGGTGTGGGGAGCACCATCGCCAAGCAACAACGCGTGGAGCTAGGGGTTAAAATCCCCTTTGGCAAGATTCAATCTATCCGCCATAAAAACCTCGCCATGGATTTTTACTACTGGCTCGTGTCTTATGCTTATTTATTCTAG
- a CDS encoding aminodeoxychorismate/anthranilate synthase component II: MKIYFIDNFDSFTYNLVYDLEGLGHSVLVLRNTTPAPLLLERMQAESERPLLFISPGPGDPAHSGQLLAMLEIIKGKYPILGVCLGLQALAQSYGASIVRSPSIVHGKSSTITLEPFEAFRGLGYSLQVGRYHSLMATNLPKCLQVIAHCGGLVMGIYHAKDKALAYQFHPESILTLKGAQLLQQSLEFIQR, from the coding sequence ATGAAAATTTATTTTATTGATAATTTCGACTCTTTCACTTATAACCTTGTCTATGATTTAGAGGGGCTAGGGCATTCTGTGTTAGTGCTACGCAACACCACCCCCGCCCCCCTGCTTTTAGAGCGCATGCAAGCCGAGAGTGAAAGACCCTTGTTGTTTATCTCCCCGGGACCGGGCGATCCCGCACACTCAGGGCAACTTTTGGCAATGCTAGAAATTATCAAGGGTAAATATCCCATTTTGGGGGTGTGTTTGGGTTTGCAAGCACTAGCCCAAAGCTATGGGGCTAGCATTGTGAGAAGTCCTAGCATTGTGCATGGCAAAAGCTCCACTATCACCCTAGAGCCTTTTGAGGCGTTTAGAGGTTTGGGGTACTCTTTACAAGTGGGGCGTTACCACTCTTTAATGGCGACTAATTTGCCTAAGTGTTTGCAAGTGATCGCCCATTGTGGCGGGCTTGTGATGGGGATTTACCACGCAAAAGATAAAGCCCTAGCCTACCAGTTCCACCCTGAAAGCATTTTAACGCTCAAAGGAGCGCAACTCTTACAGCAGAGCCTAGAGTTTATACAACGCTAG
- the ppa gene encoding inorganic diphosphatase, whose translation MDLSKIKAGEANALNAVIEIPYQSKVKYEVDKDSGAVVVDRIMYPSMVYPANYGFVPHTLSEDGDPADILVLNEDPLMPGSVVKCRLIGVLVMEDESGLDEKLLAVPLSKIDPRYENIKDLHDLPPIVLQKIKHFFETYKDLEPEKWVKVKDFGDKAQAEEIFKKALANYNSKAC comes from the coding sequence ATGGACTTGTCAAAAATCAAAGCAGGCGAGGCAAATGCCCTAAACGCCGTGATCGAAATCCCCTACCAGTCTAAGGTGAAATACGAGGTGGATAAGGACAGCGGAGCGGTGGTGGTCGATCGCATCATGTACCCTTCTATGGTGTACCCGGCTAATTATGGCTTTGTCCCCCACACTTTAAGCGAGGATGGCGACCCTGCGGACATTTTGGTGTTAAATGAAGACCCCCTCATGCCGGGCAGTGTGGTCAAATGCCGTTTGATTGGGGTATTGGTGATGGAGGATGAAAGCGGGCTTGATGAAAAGCTTTTAGCCGTGCCCCTTAGCAAAATTGATCCTAGGTATGAGAACATTAAAGACTTGCACGACCTGCCCCCCATTGTGCTACAAAAAATCAAACACTTCTTTGAAACCTACAAAGATTTAGAGCCAGAAAAATGGGTGAAGGTGAAAGACTTTGGCGACAAAGCACAGGCAGAAGAAATCTTTAAAAAAGCCCTAGCCAATTACAACAGCAAGGCATGTTAA